TTCTTAACCAACATTTATctaaatcaaaaacattttcttaaaaaaaaaaaaaaaaattgcctacaTTTATCAATGTTATGCCACTGGCACATAATGAGCCATTTTGTGTTTTTAGGAACGTCAATGTGCTACAGACACGATTCATCTTGCTTTACCTGGTTTTTGGACCTATCAATTTGTTTTGGGATGTTTGCTaattcccttttttatttataacaaaaataaacccaTACATGTTTTCAGTACGTACAATATAaccttttctttctctctctctttcctgctttccttttttctttctttccttccttctaGAGTGGCATGGGGTGGTCAGTACCCTAATTCTCCAGGAAACCCAAAGTGCCTTGGGCACTTTCTGAGCGTGTGCAGTGCTTGAGCATCTACAAGGCATGTTCTGTCTTTCTGAGCGTGTGCAGAGCTTGAGAAGTTACAAGGTGTGTTTTATCTTTCTGAGCGTGTGCAGAGCTTGAGAAGTTACAAGGTGTGTTCTATCTTTCTGAGCGTGTGCAGAGCTTGAGAAGTTACAAGGTGTGTTTTATCTTTCTGAGCGTGTGCAGAGCTTGAGAAGTTACAAGGTGTGTTCTATCTTTCTGAGCGTGTGCAGTGTTTGAGCATCTACAAGGCATGTTCTGTCTTTCTGAGCGTGTGCAGAGCTTGAGAAGTTACAAGGTGTGTTCTATCTTTCTGAGCGTGTGCAGAGCTTGAGAAGTTACAAGGTGTGTTCTATTTTTCTGATCGTGTGCAGAATTTGAGGAACTACAAGGTGTGTTTTATCTTGCTGCTGGTAGTACATTCTCTTTACAGCTCAGAATAATTGGTACCCAAAGGAAGTCAGGCAGAGGCTTACAGTGAAACCCTGGAGAGCAATGTTGCAAAATATCAAAGGCTTAAAAACTTAATACCACAAAGCATCTGAGGGAAGGGTAAGACCTGGACTGGATTTGGATTTGACGGACGTTTAacggaaacaaaagaaaaacacagaggCTTCAGTTCAGTTTCATTTTGAGCCGATATGAGCTGTTTTCTCAAACACAAAGCACCCATGCATGTGTTATTGTGCCCAACCCTGCTGGAAGAACTAAGAAGCAATGacattacaaacagcacattttttGTAATGCCCTGCTATTTAATGACTTGTAataaacaactttttacactagtgcactgatagtataaggattattgcccacattttcaaacaggtaatacagcaataaagattcatgatgtggtacggaacagaaaagccagagcacttgttgttatgttttttgttttcgcttcctgcagtgattgagaggacagatctcaaagcCCAGTGCAATAGAgggaccattttgaaaagagctttgaaacatactttaaagttagaagtgtaaaaaagttgtcagtatgttaacaatgaaaggaaattgtacaggtacgttatttaagcagttgtagcaacgtGTGGGGACGTGGAATGTTATATTTTCCGGAAACCCTACTTACTTACATGGGCAATAGAGCTTTTTGCTGCTATGCGCCCAAACTCAGGGGTGATCAAGACCATTGAAAccctttttaatgttatttgtaatCAGTGAACAAGTGAGCTTTCATTGTTAAATAATCCATTATcagtaaaacatgaaatatgCCAGAACTTATCACCTGTTTTCATAAATATCCAGCAATATAAAATAGAGCATACAATTTGTGTTATAAAATACGTGGTTGTCATCATGAAAAAGCTCCATTTGTCCTCTTTTGCCTTTATTTGTATCGTGCACGTCTGTCTATTCCACGTCCTCCTGTGTTGTCTTTCAGGACCCTCACGAAATGAGATATACCACTGATCTTATCATTTTTCTCAcaataagatttaaaaataacatttaaaaaataaaattctgcatgAAATCTTGTGATGCTTTGGTCTGTTGCTTTTGATCCAGataacactttttaatatatatatatatatatatatatatatatatatatatatatatatatatatatatacacagagagagagagagagagagagagagagagagagagagagagagagagatggagatatTACCTTTGTGTTTTTTACCTGTGTTCAATGTGACAGTCACACTCCACacttaaaataacattgtaatgtgcAGCCCTCTAGTGCTAAGCTTGGAGAAAGCAAGTGGAACCCTATTCCGTGCTCTCCTGGAATGTGCTGCCGCTGCAGGGAAGCAGAGGTCACAGCCATGCTGCACCTAGTTAACACAATGCAGGGCTACATACAGGGCTGTTGGGTTGCTACCAGGGAAGGGGTTCAGCTAGACTAGTGCTCATCacgtacagggatggaaataagactcctattgcatttcACCCATTCACCCTCAGCGTTACTTTACAGGTAGTACAGAAAGCATATGATAATACTTTGGCATCTACCAGGCAACAAAGCACATATTATACTCCCCATTCTGTGACTAATCTACCTCCCGGCTTGCATAGTAAGAAAGCATTGCAGAGtcgaatctatgaaaaagaagactttatttataatatatttgtacttgtacacaagtaaaataaaatgcatatctatatatactgcAATCTTAGTGAACAAAGAGACAGCATCCTTTAACAAATGCTGCCTGTAACCAcggtgtgacaaaaaaaaaaataataataataataataaaagaaaataatataacgAAAAAAGGAGAATAATcttcattattatatttatatttataaacagaaGAACCAAAACagcattaccttttttttctttttgcaaattaaaaaaaatctgccacATCTTCCGGTCAAGTAGTTATTAGAAAACGTCATAACATTCTCAGTTTTAGAAGCATCTAAGAGAGttccttttatttttctctttcctGTTCATTTTGATATTCATCGTCTATTATGTGAATTGTTGAAATGTTGATTGCTTTACAGCAAAAGCCTTGGGGAGGCTGCAGAAGTGCAGTCCAGACACAGCACATAGAACGGAAACTATCTGGGCACCAATTAATATATACATTAGATTTGATGTATTCTATAAAGGCATCCACTTAATTGAGTTTTTGTCTTCATGGTTTATCATAGCTTCTTGTTCTTAGGATCCAGTTTGTGGAGGTCACTGCTCTTCCTATGAAAGGATGAGTTCAGTCTGTCGTATCCTAACAGATGGCTAAGGAGAGCCAGAGGATGGGCAGCACCAGTAGGTTCAGACCCAAGGCTTGGGATCCATTCCCTTTAGGACACTGGGAATCCAACTTGGCCTTTTTGGAGCACTTCTTCTTTGAGGGGGCCGTGGAAGGCTCCAAGTTGTCTATAAACTCTGGCTTTAACTTGCCCAGGGAATTGTCCAGAGTATTGGAAAAGGTCCCGACTGGGGCGTCATTCAGCCTCTGTTTATTGTGAGTCACATTCTTGGTTGGATCTATTTCCAGGAATTTGGTCTTGGCGATGTTCTCTTTCTCCTTGAGTGGATTGTTGGTTATTTGCCGGCTGTTGTAAGAGGAAGGGTCAGGAATCCCTTTGTTGTAGATAGAGGACTTATCGTTCTCAGACTCGCAGCAGCCGGGAGACCCTTCCCTCTGTGGAGTGTCAGTGCTGGGCAGCTTCCCTGATCGGGTCTTGGTGCTGAAGATGCTAGTTCTGATCTGCTGGGAGGTATCCAGACATCCCTCCAGGTCACTGCTCTTTAGCTTTTTGAGGTCCTTCCCAGCCAGACTTGCAGGAACATGGCACTCCAGCTCAGAACTGGATCCCTTAAAGCGTTTGAACCATTCCCATAGCGACCTGGCTCTGCAGTCACAGATCCACTGGTTATCATTGAGACGGAGGTACTGCAGGGATACTAGCGGGCTCATGACCTCTCCTGACAGCACCGTCAGGTTGTTTTTGAACAGGTACAATGTGGTCAGCTTTCCCAGGTCATGGAAAGCCCTACGGTGCACAAAGGCCACCCGATTCTCATGCAAAAGCAGCCGATCCAGGCTGATCGGGCCGCGTAAGATGTTTTCAGACAAGATCTGGATTTTGTTGCTGTGCAGGAAAAGATAGGTCAGGTTAGCCAAGTCCAGGAATATGTCATCGTGCAGGGCTAGCAGATTGTTGTCCTGCAGGAAAAGGTATTGCAAAGAAAACAATCCTCGGAAAACCCCCACCGACAACTCGGACAGCCCGCAcctgtgcaggtgcagtgtgtgCAGCCTGGACAGTCCTCGGAAGGCTGTGGGGCTGATGGTCCTCAGGTTGCTGTTGTCACCAATGTCCAGCTCCTCAAGCCTCTCCAGTCCATAAAAGGCCCCCGCCTCAATGTGAGTGATGTTGTTGGAGTAAAGCCAGAGCACTGTTAGGTTGTGGCAGGAGCTGAAGCTGGTTGACTTCACCACCGTCAGCTTGTTGCTCTGGAGGAAAATCCGCTGGCTTCGAATGGGGATATCCGTAGGGATAGAGACCAGTCCTTGTTGCTGACATGCCACTGAGGTCTTGGgttcactgtaacacacacagacCCCTGGGCAGGACTTGACTTGGGTTATGGAATTTAGCCACAGCGCCAGGAAAAGGAGTCTGCTCCCTAAagagtatgagagagagagagagagagagagagagagagagagagagagagagaagatcaGTAATATACTGCATTTTGATAATAATCAGTTTATGTTTCATAAGGATACAGAGTAGAGTCTCACTGAGCTTTTAAATTTGAATCATGATTTGCATCAGTTTTCTGACTACACTGTAAATGCATagattaacataaaataaaacagaaagccaATCAAACAAGAGCATCTGTCTGACATCGCAACCTTTCCAGCCTATCGGATTGCTTAGCAGGCCTTGTCATTTTCCGAATGTTTGACTCCCCTTAAACACATAAGTCTCAAGCAATccctgcaacaacaaaaaaaaatgtgcttaaaaAACAGGCACAAGAGGGGCAGGAATGAGGCCAGGAGAAGAGTCAGTAACAGAAATGTGGAATGGTTTTTGAGAAGTAAaaccagtttttgttttctttggtagGGCAGCAGTGGTGTTGTAGAGTATTATTAAGGTGTTTACCTGCTGCTCTCTTAATTGAAGCCTGCATTTTATGttactatgcaaaagagccaggcttttCAGCATTCATTATAGGGCTCTTTACCTTGTCTCACTGACAGGGGTCAGGTCTGTAATGGCGGGGCGACACACATAGAAATGCCATGCAGTCTCTCTCACTCTACTGCAAGATCCATTCAAATTCAGAATACACCACCATAACCTTGGACAGGTTATCCTCCACCTTGTTTACAGTAGAGGACACCCCAATGCCAATGCTGTGCCAAAATATAAGACCAGGTTTTCAGCAAAATATACAACCGATTAACTTTTCTACAGCAACCGTATAACCAGGCAAAATTCGGCATTAAAAATTCTGAGCTGCttttaaatgtagtttgaaaAAGAGAACTGCTTTTGAAAGACTTGTGTTAAGTGCTATTTAGCTTCAATGTTAAAGGTAAGTAGACCAAAAAGTCTGCTGTACATTCACATAGATACCAAAGAGAAGGTTGACGCAGGCAGCCTATTGATGGGgtacatcaaataaaaaggtcGTAAATACCAAACTCTGCATGTAAAGGGTGAAATGAACGTACACCTGCCCAGCACCAGCCTTCGTTCAGCAATATGAATATGCTGTTGAATCCTAATGATTATTTCTTTACATGGTTCAATGCCATTCCATTTTCCCATATCTGTTTGCTTTCTCTCTCATATCTGATTAATTTGATTCAGACATttctagacacacacacaattatctGGATGATTCAACACGTTTTCCAACCAGACcgtaatacaaaatgaaagcatgCAAAATAGAACAATTCCAATTTACATGATCCTGGGCATGGTCAATATTTACAGGACTTGAAACCCtggtcagatttaaaataaatattgatgaccAATAGTGTCTCAAAGACTGGGATGACCAAAACCTAGATGTAAAGCTGAAAGATTAACCAACTTACCCCTTAAAGTGGTTGTGCTGTTCAAATGTAGCTGTGTAATATAGCCATGATTACATGAAATCAATCAAAGACTGTTCTGCCAGTTAATATTAAGCTTGAATTTGACAAAAGCTCTCACGAACTAGGCATGACCAATAGTCTATACAGATTCTATATCGTCTCTATAGATTACCTGCCTGCTAGAACTATTTGAATATAACCTACTCACTTTCAGCTGAAGTCACATCTACTCTACATTTATTACATAGTTATTATACAGATAGTTATCACTGAGGAATTGTGTGGAATCTACATTGTACTTTCAGCATTGTTATGCTTTAACCATTAGTTAATCATTTGACCAGTGCGTGGGTGATGCTTATACATTTCTGACTTTGTGTTATTTAGAACGGCTGGCTATTCAAATGTACACCTTTTGAATAAGTAAGTaatatatccccttcagtcactgtgtgcataattgtattagtttaatatctatgtatctattttataatgcatatatatgcTTCTGTCTGGTATTGGggaattttttgaattttttttttttaatccactgtGGATGGGATCAGATGGGCAGGGGTATGGATTTCATGGGAGATGGCTGTTTAACTGAATCAGAGTTGGCAGTATTATTCCACCTCCATTTTGCCAGTTGATCCTTGTAAGATAGAGGATCTGTTCAGTTCACCTCTGTCTGCCTATCTGCAAGCAAAATGTACTCCACTGAATAAAGACAAAAGATCTTAAACACTGAAATGTTCAGCATTTCTGCACTTtcccatgctgtttttttttttttttttttttttttttatgaaaccgTTCATTGTATTGTACATACATgacaattgtaattgtaatacaTTGTATTGAGCCCTAACCATATCAACGCTACTACAGTTTCCAGCTCCAAGTGTTTCTATGGTTGTTGCCTAGGTGCTGGTAGTTGAATTCCCCCCATCGCACCCCACCCTGCCTAATCACAGTGCTAATCATTAACCCTCCCTAATCACAGTGCTAATCATTAACCCTCCCACCCCACCAAACCCTGCATAATCACAGTGCTAATCATTAACCCTCCCACCCCACCAAACCCTGCCTAATCACAGTGCTAATCATTAACCCTCCCACCCCACCAAACCCTGCCTAATCACAGTGCTAATCATTAACCCTCCCACCCCACCAAACCCTGCCTAATCACAGTGCTAATCATTAACCCTCCCACCCCACCAAACCCTGCCTAATCACAGTGCTAATCATTAACCCTCCCACCCCACCAAACCCTGCCTAATCACAGTGCTAATCATTAACCCTCCCACCCCACCAAACCCTGCCTAATCACAGT
Above is a window of Polyodon spathula isolate WHYD16114869_AA chromosome 25, ASM1765450v1, whole genome shotgun sequence DNA encoding:
- the LOC121299581 gene encoding reticulon-4 receptor-like, whose protein sequence is MKITVVDGSRLLFLALWLNSITQVKSCPGVCVCYSEPKTSVACQQQGLVSIPTDIPIRSQRIFLQSNKLTVVKSTSFSSCHNLTVLWLYSNNITHIEAGAFYGLERLEELDIGDNSNLRTISPTAFRGLSRLHTLHLHRCGLSELSVGVFRGLFSLQYLFLQDNNLLALHDDIFLDLANLTYLFLHSNKIQILSENILRGPISLDRLLLHENRVAFVHRRAFHDLGKLTTLYLFKNNLTVLSGEVMSPLVSLQYLRLNDNQWICDCRARSLWEWFKRFKGSSSELECHVPASLAGKDLKKLKSSDLEGCLDTSQQIRTSIFSTKTRSGKLPSTDTPQREGSPGCCESENDKSSIYNKGIPDPSSYNSRQITNNPLKEKENIAKTKFLEIDPTKNVTHNKQRLNDAPVGTFSNTLDNSLGKLKPEFIDNLEPSTAPSKKKCSKKAKLDSQCPKGNGSQALGLNLLVLPILWLSLAIC